A single genomic interval of Acidobacteriota bacterium harbors:
- a CDS encoding type II toxin-antitoxin system RelE/ParE family toxin gives MRLIIREYLSADGRNHFREWLDSLAVSVKARMQARVFHFEMGNLGYHKSLGGGVWEARIMFGPGYRIYFGKEGRSIILLLLGGDKSSQAGDIRKARILWKEYLGGTRHGTAD, from the coding sequence ATGAGGCTGATAATAAGGGAATATCTCTCAGCCGATGGCAGAAACCATTTCCGGGAGTGGCTGGACTCGCTTGCTGTCTCAGTTAAAGCCCGAATGCAAGCAAGGGTTTTCCATTTTGAAATGGGCAACCTCGGCTATCACAAGTCCCTTGGCGGCGGCGTGTGGGAAGCGCGCATAATGTTTGGTCCGGGATATCGGATCTATTTTGGGAAAGAAGGCCGCTCCATCATTTTGCTCTTGCTTGGCGGCGACAAGTCATCTCAAGCTGGCGATATCCGCAAAGCGCGGATTCTCTGGAAAGAATACCTGGGGGGAACACGACATGGCACGGCGGACTAA